The Camelina sativa cultivar DH55 chromosome 14, Cs, whole genome shotgun sequence genome includes a window with the following:
- the LOC109128760 gene encoding uncharacterized protein LOC109128760, with protein sequence MAKANVFLLSIVLMASLASLSHGLLMNGLQIRAIEVRGVLRCTLTGDPNAPPVSAATVFLSCNGRDANIGQVLTNPAGAFTIVVNILETSLFNPSTCFATVRLPVATCYVFPPDGLLTSTVTLGSVLQTNVGNIARFVTGPFLRL encoded by the exons atggcGAAAGCAAATGTGTTCCTGCTCTCCATTGTTCTTATGGCTTCACTCGCCTCCCTTTCTCACGGCCTTCTCATGAACGGCCTCCAAATTCGAGCCATCGAAGTTCGAGGTGTCTTGCGTTGCACCCTTACCGGTGACCCAAACGCCCCTCCCGTTTCCGCTGCGACCGTCTTCTTAAGTTGTAACGGCAGAGAC GCCAACATTGGCCAAGTACTTACCAATCCCGCCGGTGCCTTCACCATTGTGGTCAACATTTTGGAAACAAGTCTCTTTAACCCCTCGACATGCTTTGCTACCGTACGTCTTCCTGTGGCCACGTGTTACGTTTTCCCACCGGATGGTCTCTTAACTTCCACCGTTACTCTGGGCAGTGTCCTCCAAACGAATGTCGGAAATATTGCTAGGTTTGTCACTGGCCCTTTCCTCCGTCTCTGA
- the LOC104741284 gene encoding uncharacterized protein LOC104741284, with the protein MEPQAPSLNPNLRLLCSYGGRIMPLPPEKSLHYIGGETRLVVVPRDISLIDFFKLLSDKLLFSRSFSLKYKLPGCDLDALITVSDNDDLQNMIAEYDSTRFRDIRLFFFPLNHPESTRQSVTVNRLLGLESPIFTSSSSVLASPIFPPSFGQSQFVHGDKVHATVGEENIRKDHEAAPTTSASMLLPENTAAADGKGGVSDRETEIVEVRDQPRPIVQEPMHPQQPMMFCYLPVWPMQPHMVNYPVAAYALSPATEHSSRLDPVPANPENAT; encoded by the coding sequence ATGGAACCTCAAGCTCCGTCGTTAAATCCCAACCTCCGTCTGCTCTGTAGCTACGGTGGCCGTATAATGCCCCTCCCACCGGAAAAATCCCTCCACTACATCGGCGGAGAGACGCGGTTAGTCGTCGTTCCACGTGACATCTCCTTGATCGACTTCTTCAAGCTTCTCTCCGACAAGCTGCTCTTTAGTCGCTCCTTCTCTCTCAAGTACAAGCTCCCTGGCTGCGACCTCGACGCTCTCATCACCGTCTCCGACAATGATGATCTACAGAACATGATCGCCGAGTATGACTCCACTCGCTTCCGGGATAtccgtctcttcttcttcccgttAAATCACCCCGAGTCAACGCGACAGTCTGTGACGGTCAACCGGTTGCTAGGTCTCGAGTCACCGATCTTCACCTCTTCATCTTCCGTTCTTGCCAGCCCGATTTTCCCGCCAAGCTTTGGTCAGTCGCAGTTTGTCCATGGCGACAAGGTCCATGCAACAGTTGGGGAGGAGAATATTAGAAAGGATCACGAGGCGGCTCCTACAACCTCTGCCTCTATGTTGCTGCCGGAAAATACCGCAGCCGCTGATGGTAAAGGAGGAGTATCAGATAGAGAAACAGAGATAGTAGAAGTACGAGACCAGCCACGGCCAATCGTTCAAGAGCCTATGCACCCGCAGCAGCCAATGATGTTCTGCTATTTACCAGTCTGGCCGATGCAGCCACATATGGTTAACTATCCAGTTGCTGCTTATGCGTTGTCTCCGGCTACAGAGCATTCTTCTAGGTTAGATCCTGTGCCGGCGAATCCGGAAAACGCGACCTGA
- the LOC104741283 gene encoding transcription factor MEE8-like isoform X2, with protein MNNDEEFLRLWLERVNSLADPEAHSNVRRINNEGGEENARQKRPAESKSDGKKSRVKRQCTTKSSDKSPDELLAKEMKRELIRTKLEELKAVTPNCPQTDMNAILDCTIEYVRHLQLAILFIDLFICSIT; from the exons ATGAACAACGATGAAGAGTTTCTTCGGCTATGGTTGGAGAGAGTGAACTCGCTGGCTGATCCCGAGGCCCATAGTAACGTGCGTAGGATCAACAACGAAGGAGGTGAAGAAAATGCAAGGCAAAAGAGGCCAGCTGAGTCAAAGAGTGACGGAAAGAAGAGTCGAGTTAAGAGACAGTGCACGACTAAATCTTCAGACAAATCTCCTGATGAATTGTTGGCTAAA GAGATGAAGCGAGAACTTATAAGAACCAAACTTGAAGAACTTAAGGCAGTAACACCGAATTGCCCACAG ACGGATATGAACGCCATCCTTGATTGTACTATCGAGTACGTGAGGCACTTGCAGCTTGCAATTCTTTTTATAG ATCTCTTCATTTGCAGCATTACATGA
- the LOC104741283 gene encoding transcription factor MEE8-like isoform X1, producing the protein MNNDEEFLRLWLERVNSLADPEAHSNVRRINNEGGEENARQKRPAESKSDGKKSRVKRQCTTKSSDKSPDELLAKEMKRELIRTKLEELKAVTPNCPQTDMNAILDCTIEYVRHLQLAILFIALHEYVRNNKM; encoded by the exons ATGAACAACGATGAAGAGTTTCTTCGGCTATGGTTGGAGAGAGTGAACTCGCTGGCTGATCCCGAGGCCCATAGTAACGTGCGTAGGATCAACAACGAAGGAGGTGAAGAAAATGCAAGGCAAAAGAGGCCAGCTGAGTCAAAGAGTGACGGAAAGAAGAGTCGAGTTAAGAGACAGTGCACGACTAAATCTTCAGACAAATCTCCTGATGAATTGTTGGCTAAA GAGATGAAGCGAGAACTTATAAGAACCAAACTTGAAGAACTTAAGGCAGTAACACCGAATTGCCCACAG ACGGATATGAACGCCATCCTTGATTGTACTATCGAGTACGTGAGGCACTTGCAGCTTGCAATTCTTTTTATAG CATTACATGAATACGTACGAAACAATAAGATGTGA
- the LOC104743540 gene encoding uncharacterized protein LOC104743540, whose product MARILLGRYCHSTPFLRSVPPTNTSHGWRGICIGKDLLEKQLSKVIGNGHQTSLWSEPWLSLETALAPMGPPTKETQFDTVATLISPTTKHWDREKIRQVLSELEQTILEIKVSTKGAEDTFVWLPTKNGVYSTKSGYYESIKKESLATLQCPLAISNFNWLGEVWNIQSSPKNKLLLWKAMKGALPTGENLRKRNIMTETRCPFCGEMETSEHLFIR is encoded by the coding sequence ATGGCGCGTATCCTCCTGGGCAGATACTGTCACTCTACCCCTTTCCTTCGCAGTGTACCACCAACCAATACGTCTCATGGGTGGCGTGGGATATGCATAGGAAAAGACCTCCTGGAGAAACAACTCTCGAAAGTTATTGGTAATGGACATCAGACATCTCTTTGGAGTGAACCGTGGCTATCACTGGAAACTGCCCTAGCTCCTATGGGACCACCAACAAAGGAGACCCAGTTTGATACAGTGGCGACCTTGATCTCACCAACTACAAAACACTGGGACAGAGAAAAAATCAGACAGGTCTTATCGGAGCTGGAACAGACCATTTTGGAGATTAAAGTAAGCACAAAAGGGGCTGAGGATACCTTCGTATGGCTACCAACCAAAAATGGCGTTTACTCGACCAAATCAGGGTACTATGAAAGTATCAAAAAGGAAAGTTTAGCAACTTTGCAATGCCCACTTGCAATCAGTAATTTCAACTGGTTAGGCGAAGTGTGGAACATCCAATCCTCTCCGAAGAACAAGTTACTACTCTGGAAAGCTATGAAAGGGGCTTTACCTACTGGTGAAAACTTGCGAAAACGAAACATTATGACGGAGACCCGATGCCCTTTCTGTGGGGAGATGGAAACTAGTGAACATCTTTTCATCAGATGA